TTGTGTTGCAATAGCAGGTTTGTGCTTGCAATGGTGACCATGACCGGCGATCACAAGGATTGGGTGTCGCGAGCGAATAACAGGGAGAAGGAGAGCCGCGTATGCAGGCCGCAATCATGCTGCTGGTGTTGGCGATTTCCCCCGCCGAGCTTCGAGGTGGGGAAGTCTTGGTGCTTGAGAATTGCAATAGCGTGGTGGAGGGTGCGACCGCTGGTGATACTGGGCATGTGGCCCTTGTGCTCCGTCGCGATACGGGGCTCTATGTCGCTGAAGCTGCGCCGGCTGAAGTCCGTGTGGTGGCGTGGGACGACTATTTGGCAGAGCTTGCCAAGCATCAAAATCGTCGCAAGAAAGACGAGCAAATGCGGGTGTGGCTCATCGCCCCTGATCAGCCATTATCGCGCGAGCAAAAGCTGGCGATCGAAGAGCACGTTGCGTCGCAAGTGGGCCGCCGCTATTCGGTGCTGGGCTATCTGGCGAGTTCGCCGGCCCAGGGTGTCCACTGCGCTCAGTTTACAGCGGAGTGTTTAACTAAGGCGGGACGTGTCGAAGGCTCCGACTGGCATCGAGTTTCTCCCACCAAGCTCGTCGCCCAACTCGATGCGAGCTATGGAGAAAAAATTCCCCTGGAACTGCCACCTTATGTGGTGAGTGGGACATGGTGCGAGCGAAGTTCCGCGCGCTGGCGAGAGATTGCCGCTTGGTGGCGCTGGTCGCTTGGAGAAGTGGCGACACTGCTGCACACCGGTCCACGCCCCGCATTTGGTTTTGCGTGGTAAGGTGCTTGCGCGGATTCGATCAGCCCAACTTACGCCGCGCGGCGAGCGTGATGCTCGGCCATTTTTGCAGGACAATTGCCCGCCTCATGCGGCTCGACATCGTCGAGAGCTCGCACATCCTGATAGGCCCAAAGTTTGGCCTCTTTCAGGAACGTGTAGTAGGCAATCAGGGAGCAAACAACGAGCCCCGCTTTGCCGTCGAGAATGCCGCCACGAATCAAATAGAGCTGCCAGAATCGAATGAACGAGTGTGTAAAAAGCTGATAAAACGACGACTTGCGTCCCTTCTCGTTCCAGTCGAGCGAGGCCCATGTGCTGTAGCGATGCTGCCGCTGAATGAAGTGATCGAGATCAACGCACGTGTGATGCACGAGCTTGGATTTCAGCTTACCCACTTTTCCGGTCGAAACTTCAACGTTGGCATGCACGCGTCGGCTGAGATAGGTGCAAACATCGCGGCGGAATAGTCGCACTAGCGAGGCGGTCGACATGCCGCAGTACTTAATCGAATGCCCCAGAAAGTCGTTGGCTCGATTTAAGCTATAGCCATCGAACTCGGGCTCACCCTCGAGGATCGCTTTGATTTCTGCAGCTAGTTCCGGAGTCACTCGTTCATCGCTATCGACGACCAAGACCCAATCGTTTTCTGCCTGCGGGATTGCCCAGTTTTTGAAATTCGCCGAGTTGATGTACTCTCGCTCGATGATTCGACAGCCGCCAACTTCTCGCACAATGTCGAGCGTGCCGTCGGTCGAGCCGCTATCGGCGACGAGAATTTCATCGGCGATGTCGCGAACCGATTCGATGCACGCGCGAATGTGGCGCCGCTCATCCTTGCACGGAATTAGCACCGTTAGTTTGGGCATGGCTATTTAGCTGCGAAGCTGATGCGGGAGGGGTCGGAAGTCCGTTTCCAATTCACCGGAGAAAGTACGCGTTAGGGGGCGTTCATGTCAACATCATGCTGCCTGCGGACAACGATCTTGCGGATCTCCTTACGAGCGTTCAGCTTCGGACTTGCATGCAGTCGCGCGATAGCACTCGCTGCTGTCGTACTACTTTCCCCACTCTGGTTTCCGTTGAAACCGCCCCGCCAACGGTGCTAAAGATTGCGAGTGCTACCGGCGTCGGCTACGATTCATCCACCTTCGCCATCCCATCCGTTGTGCCCCTCGGTGATGGAGTCAGTGGCCCGTTGTGGCCGTTGCTTCCTCATCAAGCACGTGCGAAGGAGGCCCCAATTTCCCACCGCCGGAGAATGTGTGATGTGGCGTTTCCTCCCCCGTCGGGCTTCGTCCGTTTTCGCTCTGCTGGCATTGGCTGGCTTGTTCGTGTCGTCGAGTGCAGTCACAGCACAAGATTGGACCCGCTTTCGTGGGCCCAATGGGAGCGGCGAAAGTGAAGCTGCTGGCATCCCTGCTAGCTGGACCCATGACGATTTGAACTGGAAGGTGGAACTGCCGGGCGTTGGGCACAGTTCGCCCGTTTTATGGGGCGATAGCATTTTTCTTCTGAGCGCCGATAAAGAAAAAGCAACCCGCTACGTCATCAGTCTGGACGCTAAAGCAGGAAAAACGAATTGGAAGCGTGAGTTCGCGGGAGAGCCGCACCACCTGCACGTTCGCAGCAGCTATGCCTCATGCACACCAGCGGTCGACGAGAAACATGTCTACGTCGCTTGGTCGGATCCCAACCGCACGACCCTGATGGCACTCGATCACACTGGTGCCGACGTTTGGAGCATCGACCTTGGCCCATGGGTCAGCCAGCACGGTTTCGGCACTTCCCCGATGCTCTACGAAGATCTGGTGGTAATCACCTGCTCGCAAGAGAACTCCAAACGGGCTGGTGATCCCGAGCCTAAAGAGAGTTTTGTCGTTGCTGTCGATAAGAACACCGGCAAGATTCGATGGCGTACCGATCTGAAACTCGACACCACCAGCTACAGCGTACCGTGCGTTCGAAAAGCTGCTGATGGTCGCGACGAACTTCTGATGTGCAGCACCGGCGAAGGAATTTTCGGGGTCGATGCCCTATCGGGAAAGATCAATTGGAACGAAACTGTTTTTAACATGCGTACCGTCAGCTCGCCTGTGCTCGTGGGTGGGCTTGTTGTGGGAACCACAGGATCGGGTGGCGGCGGCAACTATGTCATCGCCCTCAAACCAGGTCCTCAGCCTGAAATTGCTTACGAAGTACGCAAGGAAGCTCCTTACGTTCCCACGCCCGTGGCGCGAGGAAACTTGCTCTTCCTTTGGAGTGATAAAGGGATCGTTCATTGCCTCAAGAGTGATACGGGCGAGGAAGTTTGGAAGAAACGGGTCGGTGGCGTGGGCTACAGTGGCTCGCCGATTCGGGTGCAAGACAAACTGATCTGCGTCGACGAAGCGGGACTTGTGGTTGTTCTCTCAGCGACCGATACCTTTGCTGAGCTCGCACGTATCGATCTGAAAGAAGAGTGCCGTAGTACGCCTGCGGTTTCGAACGGTCGGCTTTATATACGCACCATTTCGCACCTGTTTAGTGTGGGTGGCAAGACTGCTAACTAAGCATGATTTCGAAGGAAATCGTGCTGTTTTGAGAAGATTCGAGTCGCTCGCGCCATATGCCTCAGACTGATAGTTTGCATGCACCCACGGGCGCTCGATGGCAGTTTTGGATGGACGTCGGTGGCACTTTCACCGACGTCATTAGTCGCAGCCCCACCGGTGAGACCGCGCGGCGCAAAGTTCTCTCGGCTGCCACGATCAAAGGAGCCGGGCAGCTCTTCGATTCACTCACCATCGTCGACCCGGCGCGTATTGAAGTCGATCACTTCTGGGCTGGCTATCGCTGCCTGATCTTGGTGGGGGATAAACCTCCAATCGATGCTGGCCTGATTTCGTCTTCGACGAGTCGCGGAGAGCTGCGTCTCCAGCAAGCGATTCCTCCAGAGCTCCTGAACGCGGTGAGCGACGGAAAACTACGCTACGAGATCGAGTCGCCCGAGGATTCACCCATACTCGCGATTCGCTTAACGCTGCAACTGGCGCTCGCGGCACCGATTCCTCCCCTCGATCTTCGACTCGGAACAACGCGTGGCACCAACGCGCTGCTGACGCGTAGCGGCGCGCGAACAGCACTCCTGATTACCAAAGGCTTTCGCGACGCCCTGGCGATTGGCAACCAAAATCGACCACAGCTTTTTGCGCTACGTCCCGTCAAGCAGTTCCCCTTAACGCAAACGATCCTGGAGATCGACGAGCGACTCGATGCGGAGGGAAATGTCCTGCAGAAGCTCGACGAGCAAGCAGCTCGCGCGATGATCGGCCTCCTGAAGCAGCAGCAAATCGAGTCGCTGGCTATCTGCCTGCTGCATGCTCACAAGAATCCGGTCCACGAACAGCGTTTGCAACTCTTTGCCGAAATGGCTGGCTTTCAAGACATCAGTGTGTCGAGCGCCGTTTGGCCTCTCATGAAACTCATTCCACGGGGCGACACGACGGTCGTGGATGCCTATCTCGGACCTGTGATACGCAAGTATGTCGAACAGCTCCGCAGTAAACTTCCTGGTTCCCAGCTTCAGCTAATGACGTCGGCTGGTGGACTGGCCGAGAGCCGTTTTTTCCGGGGGAAAGATAGTCTTCTCTCAGGACCTGCTGGAGGAGTGATCGGTGTCGAGCGTGTGGCTCGCGCGGCTGATGTTGGCCCTGCGATTGGGTTCGACATGGGAGGGACTAGTACCGACGTCTGCCGCAGCACCGAGGCACGCAAGCTCCGCACCGAATCGACCATTGCTGGCGTCCGCGTGAATGTTCCTCATCTTCCCATCGATACGATCGCCGCTGGTGGCGGTTCCATTTGTCGATTCGATGCGAGTCGTCTCGTGGTGGGGCCCGAGAGCGCTGGAGCACATCCAGGTCCAGCCTGCTACGGTCGCGGTGGTCCACTAACGATCACCGACTGCAATCTCGTTACCGGACGGCTTCTCGAGAATGCGTTTGCCTTTCCGCTCGACAAACCGTCGGCGCTGGCAAAGCTCGCCGCCATCGCGCAGCAAATCGAGCAACAGACAGCGCAGTGCATGTCGCTCGAGGAGATTGCCGAAGGGTTTCTCCGCATTGCGAACACAAAAATGGCAGCCGCCATTCGTCTTCTCGCGCGCGATAGTGATCTCCGCGAATTCACTCTCGTCGCGTTTGGTTCTGCTGCGGGGCAACATGCCACCAGCGTGGCTACTGAACTTGGGATGACACGTGTTCTGGTCCATCCCGACGCTGGCGTGATGAGCGCTTTGGGTATCGGTCTCGCCGATGTCGTGAAGCATCAAACGAGCGGAATCTATCGATTGTTCGCGACGATCTCCTCCGAGGAGATGCAGTCGATCTTGGTTGCGCTCGAGCAGCAGGCTATCGAGCAAGTGGTTGCCGAAGGAATTGCTCGCGAGGAGGTCGAGACGTTTCACTCGCTCGACCTGCGCTACCAAGGGACCGATCAGCCACTTCGCATTGAATCCGCTTCGCATGGCGACCGCAGTGCCGATTGGCCACTCCTGTTTGCCCACGCACATCAGCAGACATTTGGGTACGTGCAAGAGCGTCCGCTCGAAGTGGTTGCCGCGCATGTGATGGCGATCGGAAGGTCACAGCAAGCGTTGCCTCGATCACGTCGCGCCACACCTGTAGCCGGATCTTCGTCGTCGCAGCAGCCGGTCTGGATGGGTGGAAAACAGCAAAATGTCCCTGTTTTTCAGCGATTTCAGCAGCAGGCTGGTGTGATCGTTCAGGGGCCTGCACTACTGACCGAACCACTAACGGTGGTTGTTGTGCCCGAACAATGGCAAGCAACCATGC
This window of the Pirellula staleyi DSM 6068 genome carries:
- a CDS encoding glycosyltransferase family 2 protein; protein product: MPKLTVLIPCKDERRHIRACIESVRDIADEILVADSGSTDGTLDIVREVGGCRIIEREYINSANFKNWAIPQAENDWVLVVDSDERVTPELAAEIKAILEGEPEFDGYSLNRANDFLGHSIKYCGMSTASLVRLFRRDVCTYLSRRVHANVEVSTGKVGKLKSKLVHHTCVDLDHFIQRQHRYSTWASLDWNEKGRKSSFYQLFTHSFIRFWQLYLIRGGILDGKAGLVVCSLIAYYTFLKEAKLWAYQDVRALDDVEPHEAGNCPAKMAEHHARRAA
- a CDS encoding PQQ-binding-like beta-propeller repeat protein, with product MWRFLPRRASSVFALLALAGLFVSSSAVTAQDWTRFRGPNGSGESEAAGIPASWTHDDLNWKVELPGVGHSSPVLWGDSIFLLSADKEKATRYVISLDAKAGKTNWKREFAGEPHHLHVRSSYASCTPAVDEKHVYVAWSDPNRTTLMALDHTGADVWSIDLGPWVSQHGFGTSPMLYEDLVVITCSQENSKRAGDPEPKESFVVAVDKNTGKIRWRTDLKLDTTSYSVPCVRKAADGRDELLMCSTGEGIFGVDALSGKINWNETVFNMRTVSSPVLVGGLVVGTTGSGGGGNYVIALKPGPQPEIAYEVRKEAPYVPTPVARGNLLFLWSDKGIVHCLKSDTGEEVWKKRVGGVGYSGSPIRVQDKLICVDEAGLVVVLSATDTFAELARIDLKEECRSTPAVSNGRLYIRTISHLFSVGGKTAN
- a CDS encoding hydantoinase B/oxoprolinase family protein is translated as MPQTDSLHAPTGARWQFWMDVGGTFTDVISRSPTGETARRKVLSAATIKGAGQLFDSLTIVDPARIEVDHFWAGYRCLILVGDKPPIDAGLISSSTSRGELRLQQAIPPELLNAVSDGKLRYEIESPEDSPILAIRLTLQLALAAPIPPLDLRLGTTRGTNALLTRSGARTALLITKGFRDALAIGNQNRPQLFALRPVKQFPLTQTILEIDERLDAEGNVLQKLDEQAARAMIGLLKQQQIESLAICLLHAHKNPVHEQRLQLFAEMAGFQDISVSSAVWPLMKLIPRGDTTVVDAYLGPVIRKYVEQLRSKLPGSQLQLMTSAGGLAESRFFRGKDSLLSGPAGGVIGVERVARAADVGPAIGFDMGGTSTDVCRSTEARKLRTESTIAGVRVNVPHLPIDTIAAGGGSICRFDASRLVVGPESAGAHPGPACYGRGGPLTITDCNLVTGRLLENAFAFPLDKPSALAKLAAIAQQIEQQTAQCMSLEEIAEGFLRIANTKMAAAIRLLARDSDLREFTLVAFGSAAGQHATSVATELGMTRVLVHPDAGVMSALGIGLADVVKHQTSGIYRLFATISSEEMQSILVALEQQAIEQVVAEGIAREEVETFHSLDLRYQGTDQPLRIESASHGDRSADWPLLFAHAHQQTFGYVQERPLEVVAAHVMAIGRSQQALPRSRRATPVAGSSSSQQPVWMGGKQQNVPVFQRFQQQAGVIVQGPALLTEPLTVVVVPEQWQATMLSGGEWLLEATRAPQQLEDRSATAVSESPIDPVLLEVVNLQLAIAAEQMGEALRSTSVSVNVKERLDYSTAIFDASGNLVATAAHIPVHLGAMSETVKQLLLDFPDLAPGDALITNDPYRGGSHLPDVTVVTPIFDASNQLQAFVANRAHHAEIGGITPGSMPAFSKNLAEEGVLLRGQKLIDRGISQFDAIARQLRSGSYPTRALADNLADLRAQVAANRRGEKELQSLAENWSWPVLSRYFMALQDSAAMKVRGALAQLPQGTKRFTDHLDDGTPISVAMTIENESIVIDFAGTGSVSSGNLNANRAIVSAAVLYVLRLLVQDDLPLNQGMLAPVTLLIPEGLLSPQATNAPETSPAIVGGNVETSQRIVDVLLGALGIAAASQGTMNNLLFGNSKFGYYETICGGSGATAEGPGADALHTHMTNTRLTDPEVLEHRFPVRLHKLAIRRGSGGEGEHRGGHGVIREIEMLEPLTVSLVTQRRGPYAPYGTAGGMPGALGKNLVIRRDGQAAELPSSVTLELEAGDRLRIETPGGGGWGAPTPD